The sequence CACCTGGTCCCGCTCATCACCGACCAGGGGGACGCCATCTCCTGGATGACCGACCGCCTCTCGGGCAAGCCGGCCTCCTCCAACTGCTGGTCGATGCCGATCCAGCCCTGACACCACCCCTGTCCGCGCCCGCACCCCGGCCCGCACCGGAGTGCGGGCGCGGACGTGCGCGCACCTCGGTGGGACCGTGGGGGCGGAGCCCACCCGGCTGGGTGTGCGCCAGGTCACGGGAACCCTCCGCTTCCCGCGGAGAGGTACAAGATGTGACACACACCGAAGACGCGGGCAGCCTGCGCCGACGCCTGCGGGAGGGCGACCGCGAGACGTTCGCCGGCCTGTACGACGCCCACGCGCGCACGGGAAAAACACCGTGCGTGCGGGCCGGACGGAGGTTAGGCTCGCACCATGAACATCTGCCAGCTCTACGGCTGACGCGGACGGGGCAGGCCCCCGACCCCGTCCGGCACACCGCATACGCGCGCCCACGGCCCGGCCCCCGCCGGGGTGGCCGACGCGCCGGTCTGCCGTATCCACTTCCGCCGCAGAGCTGAAACGAGTGATTCCTCATGTCCCGTCGCCGTGCCCATATCGCCATGGTCGGTATCCCCGCCGTGAGCCATGTCCTGCCGAGCATCGAGGTCATCCGCGAACTGGTGGCCCGCGGCCACCGCGTCACCTACGCCAACGATCCGGTGATGGCCGAGCGCATCGAGGCCACCGGCGCCACCTTCGTCCCGTACGACTCCGGGCTCCCGGTGGCCGACAACAACTGGCCCGACGACCCCATCGCCGCGATGGACCTCTTCCTCGACGAAGGCATCCGCGCCCTGCCGCAGCTGCGCGCCGTCTACGACCGGGACCCGGCGGACCTCTACCTCTACGACATCGGCGCGTACGCCGCCCGCGCGCTCGCCGAGTCGCAGAACCGCCCCCTCATGCAGCTGTCCCCGACCTTCGTCGGGTGGCGGAGCTACGAGAAGGACGTGGCGGCGCACCTGTGGGCGCTGCCCGGCGCCGACGACTACCGGGCGAAGTTCACGCGGTGGCTCGCCGGCTGCGGCGCCACCACCACGGACATGGACGTCTTCCCCGGACGCCCCGACCACGCCCTGGCCCTGATCCCCCGGGCGATGCAGCCGCACGCCGACGACGTCGACACCGACACCGTCACCTTCGTCGGCCCCTGCTTCGCCGGGCGCGGCGACGAGCAGACCTGGACCCGTCCCGCCGGGGCGGAGAAGGTGCTCCTGATCTCGCTGGGGTCGGCGTACACCAACCGCCCCGGGTTCTACCGCCACTGCCTGGAGGCCTACGGCGACCTGCCCGGCTGGCACGTCGTGCTCCAGATCGGCGGCCACACCGACCGGGAGGAGCTGGGCGCCATCCCCGGCAACGTCGAAGTGCACCGCTGGGTACCGCAGTTGGCGATCCTGCACCAGGCCGACGCCTTCATCACGCACGCCGGGATGGGCGGCAGCTCCGAAGGGCTGTACACCGGGGTGCCGATGATCGCCGTCCCGCAGGGCGTCGACCAGTTCATGAACGCCGACAAGCTCGTCGAGCTCGGTGTGGCCCGCCGCATCGACACCGACGACGCCACCCCCGAAGCGCTGCGCGAGGCCCTCGCGGCGCTGGTCTCCGACCCGGAGGTCGCACGGCGCTCGGCCCGGCTGCGTGACGAAGCCCGCGCGGAGGGCGGCACCGGGCGGGCCGCGGACCTGGTGGAGGAACTGCTCGGCTGATACGACGCGGCCGGGGCGGTGAGCGGGTCTTCCCCGTTCACCGCCCCGGCCGGTCGAGCCCGCGGGATCAGCCCTTGCGGGTGTTGATCTCCTCGGTCAGCTGGGGGACGACGTCGAAGAGGTCGCCGACGACGCCGTAGTCCACGAGGTCGAAGATCGGGGCCTCGGAGTCCTTGTTGACCGCGACGATCGTCTTCGAGGTCTGCATCCCCGCCCGGTGCTGGATCGCGCCGGAGATGCCCGAGGCGATGTACAGCTGCGGCGAGACGGACTTGCCGGTCTGGCCGACCTGGTTGGTGTGCGGGTACCAGCCGGCGTCCACCGCCGCGCGCGAGGCACCGACGGCCGCACCGAGCGAGTCGGCGAGGGCCTCGATGACCGCGAAGTTCTCCGCGCCGTTGACACCGCGGCCGCCCGAGACCACGATCGCGGCCTCCGTCAGCTCCGGACGCCCCGTCGACTCGCGCGGGGTGCGGGAGAGGACCTTGGTGCCCGAAGCCCCGGCGGAGAACTCCACCGCCAGCTCCTCCACCGCACCCGCGGCCGAAGCCGGCTCGACCGGCGCCGAGTTCGGCTTGACCGTGATCACCGGAGTGCCGCGCGATACCCGCGACTTCGTCGTGAACGACGCCGCGAACGCCGACTGCGTCGCCACCGGGCCCTGCTCACCCGCCTCCAGATCCACCGCGTCCGTGATCAGACCCGACCCGATCCGCACCGCGAGGCGCGCGGCGATCTCCTTGCCCTCGGCCGAGGACGGAACCAGCACCGCCACCGGCGACACCGCCCCGTACGCCGCCTGCAACGCGTCCACCTTCGGCACGACCAGGAAGTCGCCGTACTCGGAGGCCTCCGAGACCAGCACCTTCACCGCGCCGTGCTCCGCCAGCACACCCGCCGTGTCCGACGCGCCCGCACCCACCGCGAGCGCCACCGGCTCACCGACGCGGCGCGCCAGCGTCAACAGCTCCAGCGTCGGCTTGCGGACCGCACCGTCCACATGATCGACAAAGACGAGAACCTCAGCCATCAGACTTCCCCACTCCTGCACATCGGCGACAACGACCACGAACCAGCGAAACGGAACTCAGATGAACTTCTGACCGGCCAGGAACCCGGCCAGCTGCTTGCCGCCCTCGCCCTCGTCCTTCACGATCGTGCCCGCGGTGCGGGCCGGACGCTCGGCCGCGGAGTCGACCGCGGTCCAGGAACCCGCCAGACCCACCTCGTCCGCGTCGATACCCAGGTCGTCCAGGTCCAGGGACTTCACCGGCTTCTTCTTCGCCGCCATGATCCCCTTGAACGACGGATACCGGGCCTCACCGGACTGATCGGTCACCGACACCACCGCCGGCAACGACGCCTCCAGCTCCTCCGACGCACTGTCACCATCACGCCGGCCCCGGACGACACCGCCCTCCACCGACACCTGCGACAGCAACGTCACCTGCGGCACACCCAGCCGCTCCGCCAGCAGCGCCGGAACCACACCCATCGTCCCGTCCGTCGACGCCATCCCCGAGATCACCAGGTCGTAACCCGTCTCCTCGACAGCCTTCGCCAGCACCAGCGACGTACCGATCACATCCGAACCGTGCAGATCGTCGTCCTCGACGTGAACCGCCCTGTCCGCACCCATCGACAACGCCTTGCGCAACGCGTCCTTGGCATCCTCCGGACCCACCGTCAACACGGTGACCTCCGCATCGTCCGCCGCGTCCGCGATCTGCAACGCCTGCTCGACCGCGTACTCGTCCAGTTCCGACAGCAGACCGTCGACATCCTCACGGTCCAACGTCAGGTCATCGGCGAAATGCCGGTCACCGGTCGCGTCGGGCACGTACTTCACACAGACAACGATCCTCAAGCTCACGCCGGCTCTCCCTGTACCTGGTGGTGTCCTGCGGGAATCCTATGGCACTCAGTACCCTGCGTAAAGGTACCCAGTGTCAGCGGGGTGCTTTCGGTGTTACGTTTCCGGCATGACCGAAGACCGCGGACCGGCCAAGAAGCCCCCCATGCGTGACGTGCTCGCCGAGGCGGCCTTCGGGCTCTTCATGGAGCGCGGGTTCGAGCGGACCACGGTGGACGACATCGTCGCGAGGGCGGGGGTGGGGCGGCGCTCGTTCTTCCGCTACTTCCCCTCGAAGGAGGACGCGGTCTTCCCCGATCACGAGCGCTGCCTCGCGGACATGACCGCGTTCCTCGCGGCCGCGGGCGACGACGACCCGGTCGCCACGGTGTGCGACGCGGCGCGGCTGGTGCTGCGGATGTACGCGGAGAACCCGGAGTTCTCCGTACAGCGCTACCGGCTCACCCGGGAGGTGCCCGGACTGCGCACCTACGAACTCTCCGTGGTGCGCCGCTACGAGCGGACCCTCGCCGGCTACCTGGAGCGGCGCTGGGCCGAGGCCCCGGACGCTCCGTCGGACGCCGCGCTGCGGGCCGAGGTGATCGCGGCATCGGTCGTCGCCGCGCACAACAACGGGCTGCGGTCCTGGCTGCGTTCGGGCGGCGAGGGTGACGCGGGGGCGGAGGTGGACCGGGCGCTGGAGCTCGTGCGCGCGGTGTGGAGCGAGGCGGACGGACGCCCCGTCACCCGGGCGCCACAACCCGCCCCCGTCACCACCGCCCCGGCCCCGTCCGCCTCCGTGGGCGAGGACGAGGTGATCGTCATGGTCGCGCGCAAGGGGGCGCCGATGTGGCGCGTGGTCCAGCACATCGAGTCCGCGCTCGGCACCGCCTGACGGCCGAAGAGAGCCACATCACTTCTTCGCGGCACTCAGTGCCTTTACTTCATGGAACTAAGTGCCATACGGTGCCGGTGTGCCATCGCCGAGGGTGCGGCGCGGCCGAGTCGAGCGCGGGAGGCGGAACGTGTTCAGTACCGGAATCGACGTGGGGCCGCCGGCCCGCGAGGCAGTGCGGCCGGACAGCCACGAGGGG comes from Streptomyces sp. Mut1 and encodes:
- a CDS encoding electron transfer flavoprotein subunit beta/FixA family protein — its product is MSLRIVVCVKYVPDATGDRHFADDLTLDREDVDGLLSELDEYAVEQALQIADAADDAEVTVLTVGPEDAKDALRKALSMGADRAVHVEDDDLHGSDVIGTSLVLAKAVEETGYDLVISGMASTDGTMGVVPALLAERLGVPQVTLLSQVSVEGGVVRGRRDGDSASEELEASLPAVVSVTDQSGEARYPSFKGIMAAKKKPVKSLDLDDLGIDADEVGLAGSWTAVDSAAERPARTAGTIVKDEGEGGKQLAGFLAGQKFI
- a CDS encoding electron transfer flavoprotein subunit alpha/FixB family protein, producing the protein MAEVLVFVDHVDGAVRKPTLELLTLARRVGEPVALAVGAGASDTAGVLAEHGAVKVLVSEASEYGDFLVVPKVDALQAAYGAVSPVAVLVPSSAEGKEIAARLAVRIGSGLITDAVDLEAGEQGPVATQSAFAASFTTKSRVSRGTPVITVKPNSAPVEPASAAGAVEELAVEFSAGASGTKVLSRTPRESTGRPELTEAAIVVSGGRGVNGAENFAVIEALADSLGAAVGASRAAVDAGWYPHTNQVGQTGKSVSPQLYIASGISGAIQHRAGMQTSKTIVAVNKDSEAPIFDLVDYGVVGDLFDVVPQLTEEINTRKG
- a CDS encoding macrolide family glycosyltransferase; this translates as MSRRRAHIAMVGIPAVSHVLPSIEVIRELVARGHRVTYANDPVMAERIEATGATFVPYDSGLPVADNNWPDDPIAAMDLFLDEGIRALPQLRAVYDRDPADLYLYDIGAYAARALAESQNRPLMQLSPTFVGWRSYEKDVAAHLWALPGADDYRAKFTRWLAGCGATTTDMDVFPGRPDHALALIPRAMQPHADDVDTDTVTFVGPCFAGRGDEQTWTRPAGAEKVLLISLGSAYTNRPGFYRHCLEAYGDLPGWHVVLQIGGHTDREELGAIPGNVEVHRWVPQLAILHQADAFITHAGMGGSSEGLYTGVPMIAVPQGVDQFMNADKLVELGVARRIDTDDATPEALREALAALVSDPEVARRSARLRDEARAEGGTGRAADLVEELLG
- a CDS encoding TetR family transcriptional regulator, whose amino-acid sequence is MTEDRGPAKKPPMRDVLAEAAFGLFMERGFERTTVDDIVARAGVGRRSFFRYFPSKEDAVFPDHERCLADMTAFLAAAGDDDPVATVCDAARLVLRMYAENPEFSVQRYRLTREVPGLRTYELSVVRRYERTLAGYLERRWAEAPDAPSDAALRAEVIAASVVAAHNNGLRSWLRSGGEGDAGAEVDRALELVRAVWSEADGRPVTRAPQPAPVTTAPAPSASVGEDEVIVMVARKGAPMWRVVQHIESALGTA